From a region of the Proteobacteria bacterium CG1_02_64_396 genome:
- a CDS encoding hydroxymethylbilane synthase — protein sequence MVIATRGSKLALWQSNWVKRLLEAAHPEITVELLIMKTQGDIILDVPLAQVGGKGLFVKELEEALLDGRADLAVHSMKDVPTVLPEGLGITVMLPREDPRDAFLSVKYDSFAALPQGAKVGTSSLRRKAQLLAVRPDLHIFDLRGNVDTRIRKLEEGQYDAIILAHAGVRRLGVTQHVKGVLDPEVMLPAVAQGVVGIETRLNDEKLLAGIDFLHDEAATVAATAERALLRRLEGGCQVPIAAHATLEGGGLVLEGLVAGLDGKQILRKGKAGLPEDAQWLGTTLAEDLIAAGADKLLAELEGR from the coding sequence GTGGTCATCGCCACCCGTGGCTCCAAGCTGGCGCTGTGGCAGAGCAACTGGGTCAAACGGTTGCTTGAGGCGGCCCACCCCGAGATCACGGTGGAGCTGCTGATTATGAAAACCCAGGGCGACATCATCCTCGATGTGCCGCTGGCTCAGGTGGGGGGTAAGGGGCTCTTTGTGAAGGAGCTTGAAGAGGCGCTGCTCGACGGGCGGGCCGATCTGGCGGTGCACTCGATGAAGGATGTCCCCACGGTGCTCCCCGAGGGGTTGGGGATCACGGTAATGCTGCCGCGCGAAGATCCCCGCGATGCTTTTCTCTCGGTGAAGTACGACAGCTTCGCGGCGCTGCCCCAGGGGGCCAAGGTGGGGACCTCCTCCCTGCGGCGCAAGGCGCAATTGCTGGCGGTGCGGCCCGATCTGCACATCTTCGACCTGCGCGGCAACGTCGATACCCGCATCCGCAAGCTCGAAGAGGGGCAATACGACGCCATCATCCTGGCCCACGCCGGGGTGCGCCGCCTGGGGGTGACCCAGCACGTCAAGGGGGTGCTCGATCCCGAGGTGATGCTCCCCGCCGTGGCGCAGGGGGTGGTGGGGATCGAAACGCGGTTGAATGACGAAAAGTTGCTGGCCGGGATCGACTTCCTCCACGACGAGGCGGCGACCGTGGCCGCCACCGCCGAGCGGGCGCTGCTGCGCCGTCTGGAGGGGGGGTGTCAGGTCCCCATCGCCGCCCACGCCACCCTCGAAGGGGGGGGGCTGGTGCTCGAAGGGCTGGTCGCCGGTCTAGATGGCAAACAGATTCTGCGCAAGGGTAAGGCGGGTCTGCCCGAGGATGCCCAATGGCTGGGGACCACCCTGGCCGAGGATTTGATTGCCGCCGGGGCCGACAAGCTGCTGGCCGAGCTGGAGGGGCGTTAA
- a CDS encoding delta-aminolevulinic acid dehydratase, which yields MTIRTRRLRRTDNLRRMVQETRLAATDLIAPLFVVPGRGIRKPIGSMPGVNQTSIDELIADCQRLYGLGVPAVILFGIPAHKDAVGSEAYAEHGIVQEAVRALKKALPDLVVITDVCLCEYTDHGHCGIIHDGEVLNDPTVQVLVREAVSHAKAGADMVAPSDMMDGRVAAIRAGLDAAGFEHIPIMAYSTKFASGYYGPFREAAESTPAFGDRRAYQMDPANRLEAIRESLIDEAEGADILMVKPALAYLDILRDIREVTRLPLAAYNVSGEYSMIKLAGQAGVIDGDRVMMETLIGMRRAGADLILTYFAEDAARLLKEGL from the coding sequence ATGACCATCCGTACCCGCCGTCTGCGCCGCACCGACAACCTGCGCCGCATGGTGCAGGAGACCCGTCTGGCCGCGACCGACCTGATCGCCCCCCTCTTCGTGGTGCCGGGCCGCGGGATCCGCAAACCGATTGGTTCGATGCCGGGGGTTAATCAGACCTCCATCGACGAGCTGATCGCCGATTGCCAGCGTCTCTACGGGCTTGGGGTTCCCGCCGTCATCCTTTTTGGTATCCCCGCCCACAAAGATGCGGTGGGCTCCGAGGCCTACGCCGAGCACGGCATCGTGCAAGAGGCGGTGCGGGCGCTGAAGAAAGCGCTGCCCGATCTGGTTGTGATCACCGACGTCTGCCTGTGCGAATACACCGATCACGGTCACTGCGGCATCATTCATGACGGCGAGGTCCTCAACGATCCCACCGTCCAGGTGCTGGTGCGCGAGGCGGTCAGCCATGCCAAGGCTGGAGCCGACATGGTCGCCCCTTCCGACATGATGGACGGCCGGGTCGCCGCCATTCGGGCGGGGCTCGACGCCGCCGGCTTCGAACACATCCCCATCATGGCCTACTCCACCAAGTTCGCCTCGGGCTACTACGGCCCCTTTCGCGAGGCGGCCGAGTCGACCCCCGCCTTCGGCGACCGCCGGGCGTATCAAATGGATCCGGCCAATCGGCTGGAGGCGATCCGCGAAAGCCTGATCGACGAGGCCGAGGGGGCCGACATCCTCATGGTCAAGCCGGCGCTCGCCTACCTCGACATCCTGCGCGACATTCGCGAGGTCACCCGGCTGCCCCTGGCCGCCTACAACGTCAGCGGCGAGTACAGCATGATCAAACTGGCGGGACAGGCGGGGGTGATCGACGGCGACCGGGTGATGATGGAGACCCTGATCGGCATGCGCCGAGCCGGGGCCGATCTGATCCTCACCTATTTCGCCGAGGATGCCGCCCGTCTGCTCAAGGAGGGTTTGTGA